The genomic interval gagggcgagggcatGGGTGCTCGGGATGGGGGCGCGTCAAAAGAATGGATGAATGAATGCGGGTAAAGTGTGGAAATACCGAGACATAAAGAGGGTAATTAATATGAGATATGCAACTTACGATGAAAGCTTGATGAAACTCTGTGCCCAACAGGCATTTTTCCCAGTGGTCCCGCACAATGCGTCGGACGGCCTCGGGAAGACTCTGCTGGATCGCATAAGTCATGCGCGTGCAGTCGTCGACAAACTTGGGGTTGGCGCTGGCATGGTCTAGCGTCGGCGATGGGAAGCCTCCTGAGTTTTGCGCCGGCATATGGCTGGTCCTCCGAGCAGGCGGGTCCATGATCACGGGCCGGTCAGTCATGGACCGCCGGGGAAGCGGCTGCGATGGCAAAGTATGCTGGGGATAATGATGGGgctgtggctggtgatggtgctgggGCTGCTGGTGCGCGTGGTGAACTGCCGGTGGGTGATGggcagatggtggtggatggctgGGCGCGGTCCAACGGTGCCAATGTTGGGGTTGCGACTGAGGTTGCgactgtggtggttgtggcggcggcggcggaggaatTTGTTCACGCGTTTGTGGAGACACGACACGCACTGAAGGGTGAAATTGGGGTGGGTGCACAGGGTGCGCTTGATGCGATGGCGGCTGCGCTTGCCCAGGATGCGCAAGAGGTTGCGAAGGCAGGGACGGGGCCGGGTGATGATTTTGTGCTGCCGGAGtcggtcttggtggtggcagtggttgttgttgcggtggtggaggctgagaatgttgctgttgcgagGGTTGTTGCGGAGGTGGAAGTTGTGGGGCCGGGCCGGTGGGAGCGGGACCTTGGGCAGGCACTGAGACGGAAGCTGgggttggagctggagctggagctggagctggggCCGCAGGTGGAGGGGCTGATGAGAGGactggtggtgctgttgctggtgctggtgctgttgctggtgctggtgctggtgctggtgctggtgctggtgctggtgctggtgctggtgctggtgctggtgctggtgctggtgctggtgctggtgccggcGCTGGAGCTGTTGTGGACGTTTgaacctcctcaccgtccGGCTTTACCACTGGTGGCTTGTTCACACTACTTCCAGGCCGGCCGATGGCCTCTGATATCGAGGCCACAAGCCCATTTACTGTTCCTGGTTCCCGGGGATGGGAGAAGGGGTTTTCGGAACGCGTCTCCGAACTGGCCGGTTGAGCACCGACCACGGGCACGGCATTTTCAGTCGTCCGTGACGGTGTTTGTTGCCGGATACTTGGGACCACCGGACTGGACTCTGCCGGCGGGTTTTCGTGTTGCCCCGTGGACGGTGAGCTTGTcactgccgctgctgctgatggttCTTGTCCATGAGTCTCCATGGTTTTTACTGTCTGTTTGGCTGTGGCTTCCTGGTTCTGTGGTTGCTGCAAGTGGCTTTCATGTAACTGTGTTGCGAGCCGAAAGCATCCAAAATGCTCCTTCATGACCCTAGGACCTTCCACCCTTCACAGATGCAGCTCAGTGATGTTTCTTGGCTGTCTGGATCTGCATCGAGTTTGAGCTTCCAGCCAATTGCTGTAAAGTGCAGGACGGGCTTGGACGCGGCAGAGGTACCCgcagtgctgctgctcagtaacacacacacacacacacacacagagagagagagagagagacctCGGTACTGTGCAATGTGTCACACTGCCAACCAAAAATTGTGAAGCAGAGaagggaggatggtgatggtgtgttgTGGTGATGTCTGCGGACCGCAGGGTAAAAGTAAAACGTTACTGACGGGGGCGCTATGGCCGTCCCCTTTGCTTTTATCAAGAAAAGTTTTCCCTCGTTTGAGAGTAGCTTTCTTCGGTTAAAAGGGGAGGCCGATCGTGtttaataaataattaaCAACTTAATTAAATTTGCACAGCCAATCCAGCTAGCTTCCGGCGACAATTATATTTGCTAACCAGTACATAACGCTACTTCGAGCCCTGGCCGTGCACGGGCAACACACAAACTTTTTCCCACGGTTCCACTTAAGCATCAATTGCGTCCAGGGATCCCGTCGTCTCACGCGTTTGCTTACAACATCATGATCAATTCCTTGTATCCAAGTCATCATATCATGTATTGTTGCttttttcccccccctcctctcttcttgctgCAGCGCTTCGGCTTTGAGCTCAGCTTCATGTTGTCACCCCCAAGCGACTCGGGCTTACctaacaaaaaaaaatatttcaACCATCATCGTAGATTTACCCGCAATCTGTGTCAAATTGTACCCGTCTCATATGCTGAAACACAAAACGCTGAGAGTAATCCCACGGGAGAGCTGTGACAGGTTGCATCAATTCTGGCTTTGTCATAGCTCGAGTCTAGGGGTCAGGAGTACTCTGCCGTTGAGAAGGGTCCTTTGAGATCATCTGGTGGGGAGGTACTATTGGGGTTACATgtctgcggtggtggtataTGCATGTACCCATCGTCATTACGCAGTCTGTTCGCTTTCATGGCACAGCCAATATTGTGACATCTTTTCGTTGGCCATTCCCGTTTGTTCTCACTCTGGAAAAGCCACCGACAAAATAGTATTGAGGTTGTGCTTAAAGCCCGTCATGCGCCAACGCTTAGCTCATGCATATTGAGGGTATAAAATAGCAAATTGGTATCATTACATGTCTGGCTAGAAATTAAGTAAACCGCCCAACTACGCTTAAACAGCCTCGCCAAGACAGGCGAGCAACAGCCTCTCATAATCACCACTGGTTTCACCCCTGACTCTGCTAACGAGACTTCTGTGATATCTCTTCTCGTAGGCACCGCGCACGTTCTGCATGTGAGTGCGGTCCCAGTGATATCTGATAATGCGGCTGGTCAAAAGGTGGTCCTTGGTCCCAGCGCCAGCCATAGCATCCTCAAGGAGCGCAGCATGATGCATGTACTTGTCGAGTCCCTGCCGAAGCTGGAAAAGAAGAGCATCTTCCATGTGTCCAGAGAATTCCTGCAATATTGACGTCAGtaaacaaccaaaaaaaaaaacaacaaaaacataTGGTATGGCAAAATTTACCCTGCGAATAACATCCTCCAAACTCCTAGCATACTTCTGCTGGTACTCATACGCAATAGCCCGAATCTGGTTGTCGTTCCTCGTGCTCAAAATACTGCACACCTTCATCTCATCCGTCCCGACCTTGCCCTCGGTCGCATTGTAAAGGTCATTCACATCCCTATCaatctccatcttcaccaccggcgccgagTCCTCCGCCCTCGTCGCCCCCAGCACAATCATGAAATGCCTCTCCGTCTTCATGCTCAAATCACCCTTgacatcatcctcaagaCGCCTTCTAAACACGCGGTGATATTCACCCTTGATGGCGTTCATATCGGCGTTTGACCTGCCAAGCAAGACATCGTTCAGAACCGCCTCCTTTGTGCCAATACCAGCCATGGCATCGCGCAAAAGGTGGACATCGTGAAGGAGAGGGCCGCGGACGATGGAGATGAGGCCCGTCTCGAACCAACCGGAAACTTCACTCTTGATATCCTTTTCGAGATCGCGACGGTGGATTCGGCTGTAGGCGTCGCGGAGGGTGCGGATCTGGTGGGGAtccttgttggcgaggatgcGGATTAGAGCTCTTTCATCTGTGCCAAAGCCCTTCATGGCGGCCCGCAAGCCCTGAGCGTCGGCATCGGGGCTCCAAGCGATGATTTGAGGGGGGCCATAGCCTGGCGAGGCAGGTGTCGGGGGATATTGATGGCCGTACTGTGTGTACTGGGCAGGAGGTTGACCGTAAGCGCcttgaggtggtgggggttgacCGTATccttgctggggaggaggagcgccgtAAGCACCTTGAGCAGGGTATTGGTGAGCCGGGGAGGGCGCGCCGTAcggttgcggaggaggagcgccgtACGGTTGGCCCGGGGGAGGAGCGCCGTATGGTtgggcaggtggaggagcaccGTATGGCTGGGCGGGTGGGGGAGCGCCGtatggttgtggtgatggcgcgCCATATGGCTGGGGCGAGGGGGCACCGtatggttgaggggggggaggctgTCCGTAGctctggggagggggctgttGATAGTACTggccttgaggaggaggagcgccgtATTGCTGGCCGGGCGGTGGTTGCTGGTAGTAACCCCCTTGTTGCGGAGGGGGTTCTTGGTTTCGTGAGTAATGCGCCATGATGCTCTGGGAGTCAGTCTCGAACTTACGGCCGTACGGAGGGTATCCTGAGTAAGACATTTGTCCTTGTTTGCAAATGCGCGAGATCTTTGTTGGCTCTGGCAAACAAGAAATGGATTCGTAGAGGGTAGCGGTTAGGT from Podospora pseudoanserina strain CBS 124.78 chromosome 6, whole genome shotgun sequence carries:
- a CDS encoding hypothetical protein (COG:U; EggNog:ENOG503NUEJ), coding for MSYSGYPPYGQPPPQQGGYYQQPPPGQQYGAPPPQGQYYQQPPPQSYGQPPPPQPYGAPSPQPYGAPSPQPYGAPPPAQPYGAPPPAQPYGAPPPGQPYGAPPPQPYGAPSPAHQYPAQGAYGAPPPQQGYGQPPPPQGAYGQPPAQYTQYGHQYPPTPASPGYGPPQIIAWSPDADAQGLRAAMKGFGTDERALIRILANKDPHQIRTLRDAYSRIHRRDLEKDIKSEVSGWFETGLISIVRGPLLHDVHLLRDAMAGIGTKEAVLNDVLLGRSNADMNAIKGEYHRVFRRRLEDDVKGDLSMKTERHFMIVLGATRAEDSAPVVKMEIDRDVNDLYNATEGKVGTDEMKVCSILSTRNDNQIRAIAYEYQQKYARSLEDVIRREFSGHMEDALLFQLRQGLDKYMHHAALLEDAMAGAGTKDHLLTSRIIRYHWDRTHMQNVRGAYEKRYHRSLVSRVRGETSGDYERLLLACLGEAV